A single region of the Bos mutus isolate GX-2022 chromosome 24, NWIPB_WYAK_1.1, whole genome shotgun sequence genome encodes:
- the C24H18orf54 gene encoding lung adenoma susceptibility protein 2 isoform X4, with protein sequence MDNLAFETHEDAKQKVVSEGKVNTSRMEKTKQWSLMSIFLVCLLACTITTVIGVLIVSLIYVNNPQPHSEPGAQSLQTAIPMVPKAVDPKFQFLNHLSKSKVFEFPGGAIQWARYRNNANDYLSIEEEAFGSSLNSQRSQMSFGTLRIKSSGLRAPHWHFNANEHGYLVQGTAWVGVVDDGAVITTYNVTAGQVIFFPKNTVHWIKNVGSEDCFFLLFFSTHEELQTLDVDDVFFSTPEDIASRSLKPEGGINFIRTFHKQEEDQGVNLPPNLAELVVNANYSQSPDNFVWRYFYDLKGSKEHRFPGGIIQLAQYWKNRSELSHNEKIFSEFLNQHQKALTLSTLRIYNNGLRQPHFHFNANEMGYVISGCAKVGIINAQSFTEFNIHIGDVIFFPTGTQHYIKSTCDEDLLLILAFSTGDQLQTLDMDDYLQATADHILAQLFFKKQSEFKKIPQFKEDQAVNLP encoded by the exons ATGGACAACTTAGCATTTGAAACGCATGAAGATGCAAAGCAGAAGGTTGTGTCTGAGGGGAAGGTGAACACCTCCAGAATG GAAAAGACGAAGCAGTGGTCACTGATGAGCATTTTCCTGGTGTGTCTTTTGGCTTGCACCATTACCACGGTGATCGGAGTCCTGATTGTCTCCTTGATTTATGTCAACAACCCTCAGCCTCATTCAGAACCCGGAGCCCAATCTCTGCAAACAGCAATTCCCATGGTGCCAAAGGCTGTTGATCcaaaatttcagtttcttaatcATTTATCTAAATCCaag GTGTTtgagttccctggtggcgcaATCCAGTGGGCCCGGTACAGGAACAATGCCAACGACTACCTCAGCATTGAAGAGGAGGCCTTTGGAAGCAGCTTGAACAGCCAGAGATCACAGATGAGCTTCGGGACCCTGAGAATAAAAAGCAGTGGCCTCCGGGCCCCTCACTGGCACTTCAATGCCAACGAACATGGCTATCTTGTACAG GGGACGGCATGGGTAGGGGTGGTTGATGATGGTGCTGTCATTACCACGTACAATGTTACAGCTGGCCAAGTGATCTTCTTCCCGAAAAACACAGTGCACTGGATAAAGAATGTGGGGAGTGAAGACTGttttttcttgctcttcttttctACACATGAGGAACTTCAGACCCTGGATGTTgatgatgtatttttttctacACCTGAGGATATTGCTTCCAGGTCACTTAAG CCTGAAGGTGGAATTAATTTCATTAGAACATTCCATAAGCAAGAGGAGGATCAGGGGGTCAATCTTCCTCCCAACTTGGCAGAACTGGTTGTCAATGCTAATTACTCACAGTCTCCAGATAACTTTGTGTGGAGGTACTTCTATGACTTGAAAG GCTCAAAAGAACATCGATTTCCTGGAGGAATAATACAGTTGGCACAATATTGGAAAAATAGAAGTGAACTGAGCcacaatgaaaaaatttttagTGAGTTCCTGAATCAG catCAAAAAGCCCTCACTTTGAGTACACTCAGGATTTATAACAATGGATTACGACAGCCACACTTTCATTTTAATGCAAATGAAATGGGATACGTAATAAGTGGATGTGCAAAG GTGGGCATTATCAATGCTCAGAGTTTCACAGAGTTTAACATTCACATTGGAGATGTGATATTTTTCCCCACTGGAACCCAGCATTACATTAAGAGCACATGCGATGAGGATTTGCTTCTCATTCTTGCCTTCAGCACTGGAGACCAG TTGCAAACCCTTGACATGGACGATTATCTCCAGGCCACCGCAGACCACATCCTGGCTCAGCTTTTCTTCAAGAAGCAAAGTGAGTTTAAGAAGATCCCCCAATTTAAGGAAGACCAGGCAGTCAACCTGCCTTAG